A DNA window from Macadamia integrifolia cultivar HAES 741 chromosome 4, SCU_Mint_v3, whole genome shotgun sequence contains the following coding sequences:
- the LOC122076456 gene encoding uncharacterized protein At4g06744-like isoform X1, whose amino-acid sequence MGISCSIRFPTLTFLILLSSFLHGLANASVTGDGRETLEIIIGGGHGIIGGGHGIIGGGGCGGYEECPPPAPPPVIPECPPPPPPPCPSPSPPPPPPPPPPPPPSLPPPPPPPSPSPSPPPPLPPPPPPPPPPPPHSPPPPPPPSPSPPPPSPSPPPPLPPPPPPPPPPSPSPPPPPPPQLGFPNENLRRAYYVIQRLKKKIIDDPNNIASNWKGKNVCNYNNGNTFICDNPPDRLKNNQSLTVAGVNFNGYQFGGPNLILTDFMDQLPDLAYFHANTNNFLGSIPLAIGKIRFLYELDLSNNRLNGQFPTSVLSATNLTFLDLRFNMFQGSVPSGVFNLDVDVIFLNNNLFTQSLPPNLGNTTAIYLTFANSNFTGPIPRSIGQANRTLLEVLFLNNSLSGCLPYEIGFLKLARVFDAGFNQLTGPIPHSLGCLEGMQQLNFAGNFLYGTVPEVVCMLPKLKNLSLSDNYFTQVGPICRKLIMTKVLDVRKNCILGLPEQRSDGECTSFFLKPKWCPDEKSTWMKYIPCELKYDVSQQNETSVAAPLSLPPSTTPPSPTYSALVEHQLHL is encoded by the coding sequence ATGGGCATCTCTTGTTCCATAAGATTTCCGACTCTCactttcctcatcctcctctcttctttccttcatGGCCTTGCTAATGCTTCGGTTACCGGTGACGGTAGAGAAACCCTGGAGATTATTATAGGCGGCGGACATGGAATCATAGGCGGCGGACATGGAATCATAGGCGGTGGTGGCTGTGGAGGCTATGAAGAATGTCCACCTCCTGCTCCTCCCCCTGTAATACCCGAATGcccgccgccaccaccaccaccttgtccttctccttctccaccaccaccaccaccaccaccacctcctcctccgccttcacttcctcctcctcctcctccaccatcaccatcaccatcaccaccaccaccactaccaccaccaccaccaccacctcctcctccgcctccacattctcctcctcctcctcctccaccatcaccatcaccaccaccaccatcaccatcaccaccaccaccactaccaccaccaccaccaccacctcctccaccatcaccatcaccaccaccaccaccaccgccacagTTGGGTTTTCCAAACGAGAATCTTAGAAGGGCGTACTACGTTATCCAGAGactgaagaagaaaatcatagacGACCCTAACAATATTGCCTCAAACTGGAAAGGCAAAAACGTCTGCAATTACAACAACGGCAATACTTTCATTTGTGACAACCCTCCCGACAGACTCAAAAACAACCAAAGCTTGACAGTCGCTGGCGTCAACTTCAATGGCTACCAATTTGGTGGCCCCAATTTAATCCTCACCGATTTCATGGATCAACTCCCAGACCTCGCTTACTTCCACGCCAACACCAACAACTTCCTTGGTTCCATCCCACTAGCCATAGGTAAAATCCGATTCCTCTATGAACTCGATCTCAGCAACAACAGACTCAACGGCCAATTCCCTACCTCCGTCCTTTCTGCCACAAACCTCACCTTCTTAGACCTCCGCTTCAACATGTTCCAAGGTTCAGTTCCTTCTGGGGTTTTCAACTTAGACGTCGATGTCATCTTCCTCAACAACAACCTCTTCACACAATCCCTCCCACCCAACCTCGGAAACACAACAGCTATCTATCTCACCTTCGCCAACAGCAATTTCACCGGTCCAATCCCACGAAGCATCGGTCAAGCCAACCGGACATTACTTGAAGTCTTGTTCCTCAACAACTCATTATCCGGTTGCTTACCTTACGAGATCGGGTTCCTGAAACTGGCCAGGGTTTTCGATGCTGGATTCAACCAGTTAACCGGTCCGATCCCCCACTCATTGGGTTGTTTGGAGGGCATGCAGCAGCTCAATTTTGCAGGGAACTTTTTGTACGGAACGGTGCCGGAGGTGGTGTGTATGTTGCCGAAGCTTAAGAACCTGTCGCTGTCGGACAATTATTTCACGCAGGTGGGGCCCATATGTAGGAAGCTGATCATGACGAAGGTGCTTGATGTGCGGAAGAACTGCATTTTGGGTCTGCCGGAGCAGAGATCTGACGGTGAGTGTACGAGTTTCTTCTTGAAGCCCAAGTGGTGCCCGGACGAGAAGTCGACATGGATGAAGTACATTCCCTGTGAACTCAAGTATGACGTGTCGCAGCAGAATGAGACATCAGTAGcagcccctctctctcttccaccgtCGACTACTCCTCCCTCGCCTACTTACTCTGCTCTTGTAGAGCATCAACTTCACTTGTGA
- the LOC122076456 gene encoding uncharacterized protein At4g06744-like isoform X2, producing the protein MGISCSIRFPTLTFLILLSSFLHGLANASVTGDGRETLEIIIGGGHGIIGGGHGIIGGGGCGGYEECPPPAPPPVIPECPPPPPPPCPSPSPPPPPPPPPPPPPSLPPPPPPPSPSPSPPPPLPPPPPPPPPPPPHSPPPPPPPSPSPPPPPPPPPQLGFPNENLRRAYYVIQRLKKKIIDDPNNIASNWKGKNVCNYNNGNTFICDNPPDRLKNNQSLTVAGVNFNGYQFGGPNLILTDFMDQLPDLAYFHANTNNFLGSIPLAIGKIRFLYELDLSNNRLNGQFPTSVLSATNLTFLDLRFNMFQGSVPSGVFNLDVDVIFLNNNLFTQSLPPNLGNTTAIYLTFANSNFTGPIPRSIGQANRTLLEVLFLNNSLSGCLPYEIGFLKLARVFDAGFNQLTGPIPHSLGCLEGMQQLNFAGNFLYGTVPEVVCMLPKLKNLSLSDNYFTQVGPICRKLIMTKVLDVRKNCILGLPEQRSDGECTSFFLKPKWCPDEKSTWMKYIPCELKYDVSQQNETSVAAPLSLPPSTTPPSPTYSALVEHQLHL; encoded by the exons ATGGGCATCTCTTGTTCCATAAGATTTCCGACTCTCactttcctcatcctcctctcttctttccttcatGGCCTTGCTAATGCTTCGGTTACCGGTGACGGTAGAGAAACCCTGGAGATTATTATAGGCGGCGGACATGGAATCATAGGCGGCGGACATGGAATCATAGGCGGTGGTGGCTGTGGAGGCTATGAAGAATGTCCACCTCCTGCTCCTCCCCCTGTAATACCCGAATGcccgccgccaccaccaccaccttgtccttctccttctccaccaccaccaccaccaccaccacctcctcctccgccttcacttcctcctcctcctcctccaccatcaccatcaccatcaccaccaccaccactaccaccaccaccaccaccacctcctcctccgcctccacattctcctcctcctcctcctccaccatcaccatcaccaccaccac caccaccaccaccgccacagTTGGGTTTTCCAAACGAGAATCTTAGAAGGGCGTACTACGTTATCCAGAGactgaagaagaaaatcatagacGACCCTAACAATATTGCCTCAAACTGGAAAGGCAAAAACGTCTGCAATTACAACAACGGCAATACTTTCATTTGTGACAACCCTCCCGACAGACTCAAAAACAACCAAAGCTTGACAGTCGCTGGCGTCAACTTCAATGGCTACCAATTTGGTGGCCCCAATTTAATCCTCACCGATTTCATGGATCAACTCCCAGACCTCGCTTACTTCCACGCCAACACCAACAACTTCCTTGGTTCCATCCCACTAGCCATAGGTAAAATCCGATTCCTCTATGAACTCGATCTCAGCAACAACAGACTCAACGGCCAATTCCCTACCTCCGTCCTTTCTGCCACAAACCTCACCTTCTTAGACCTCCGCTTCAACATGTTCCAAGGTTCAGTTCCTTCTGGGGTTTTCAACTTAGACGTCGATGTCATCTTCCTCAACAACAACCTCTTCACACAATCCCTCCCACCCAACCTCGGAAACACAACAGCTATCTATCTCACCTTCGCCAACAGCAATTTCACCGGTCCAATCCCACGAAGCATCGGTCAAGCCAACCGGACATTACTTGAAGTCTTGTTCCTCAACAACTCATTATCCGGTTGCTTACCTTACGAGATCGGGTTCCTGAAACTGGCCAGGGTTTTCGATGCTGGATTCAACCAGTTAACCGGTCCGATCCCCCACTCATTGGGTTGTTTGGAGGGCATGCAGCAGCTCAATTTTGCAGGGAACTTTTTGTACGGAACGGTGCCGGAGGTGGTGTGTATGTTGCCGAAGCTTAAGAACCTGTCGCTGTCGGACAATTATTTCACGCAGGTGGGGCCCATATGTAGGAAGCTGATCATGACGAAGGTGCTTGATGTGCGGAAGAACTGCATTTTGGGTCTGCCGGAGCAGAGATCTGACGGTGAGTGTACGAGTTTCTTCTTGAAGCCCAAGTGGTGCCCGGACGAGAAGTCGACATGGATGAAGTACATTCCCTGTGAACTCAAGTATGACGTGTCGCAGCAGAATGAGACATCAGTAGcagcccctctctctcttccaccgtCGACTACTCCTCCCTCGCCTACTTACTCTGCTCTTGTAGAGCATCAACTTCACTTGTGA